A section of the Pseudomonadota bacterium genome encodes:
- a CDS encoding ATPase, T2SS/T4P/T4SS family: PDDKRVLSVEDTRELVIPHQNQVNYVVSRNEATPAVGYSHVIDHLMRSRPDIILAGELSIANTFPVLRLLNSGHKGFMCTLHANSPNLALDEAIPANVMLSGNPAQGVSEYLRKTVDVVIQLHRLPSGKREVTEVLFPITGEQQMLSHGLQCEKHQDNR; this comes from the coding sequence TCCCGATGACAAACGGGTGCTGTCTGTGGAAGACACCAGAGAACTGGTAATTCCGCACCAAAATCAAGTCAACTATGTGGTCAGCCGCAATGAAGCAACGCCTGCCGTTGGTTATTCGCATGTTATTGATCACCTGATGCGTTCGCGGCCGGACATCATCTTAGCTGGAGAACTCTCCATTGCTAATACTTTTCCGGTATTGCGACTGTTGAATTCAGGCCATAAGGGCTTTATGTGCACGCTGCATGCCAACAGCCCTAACCTGGCTTTGGACGAAGCTATACCTGCCAACGTGATGCTGTCCGGTAATCCAGCCCAAGGGGTGAGTGAATACCTACGCAAGACTGTGGATGTGGTGATTCAGCTGCATCGATTGCCCAGTGGTAAGCGAGAGGTAACAGAAGTGTTGTTTCCGATTACTGGGGAGCAGCAGATGCTTTCTCATGGTT